A DNA window from Halichondria panicea chromosome 16, odHalPani1.1, whole genome shotgun sequence contains the following coding sequences:
- the LOC135350114 gene encoding netrin receptor DCC-like, producing MTLQFASLIASILCALLPGIYGVTISTTPGSGQFTIGSQVHISCLYTSQFVFDSFVHPIYGQMQGSNNYYRIQNVNNVATLEFLEPRPLDTGTYFCTFDAVSGDGRDHALTNLVYVPSVTFVDQITSFEGLVGESVTLACTPQHASSNGIQWMRNGRVINSQVARVTVVGGDLTIYPAQLGDSGLYVCSAGNAVSLNYVNTYLDISLRPTAVATPNFLEVDLGDSAEFKCVVVAFPAPTVQWVELSTGAVVDSQYTLSVPNNDENNHTSEHYLRFLNVSSEFIGSYRCHAENSGGAADDNRVILNLIGTLGAIQDVVLDIVNQTNIRVTWSAPLANLISYTVTWQSYDGAMPQSQVLNGPNPPTTYLITDLQRLTMYSIFVYATNAKGRGVDSDEMNISSTAVAPSGQVKFTLFDISSVSTRVEFNLSVVDDGGAKLSVIKLFYSQDAGQTWRSTGLNCTRPGQLPNYCTRPALLPNLLPETRYLLRAQPGNEIGFGPLSDTISFTTSPEGYPGSPSHVTIQGLGDNSVLVCWDLSLVGGPFSEHTISWMTANGTTDSLSLDEAELETEQCALGATVGDLDSGSCYQFTVTVSNSRGTGQSSGPSELACTSVPTPITSTATVSPAEPLTTPIIVGAVVFGVLLALIVIVVVILLCCCCLKLRQKQKYNLPDRRESARSDANLMPYQQQISSGSSSSDTSPQTASTQVSNPFLFEAPPNVPSADVPYYYNGTNALGPMGSKTMGPTYPSTGHLMQARSTHSLPAYYPPPTQQPPPPPQHQQSNFEMIDNPYYKKFQLRNIPEQEEEYTNAAYVTIPNTCRAPPLVPPYYADDASEVAQSEVSSIPMGDSYSQPSTSPRLKKKKHKHNHGAQPSAAGVDFIDNNAYETIPHARGLATNGPSVYGDPELESEPRFKIQSQQERGAVFETVQFKYP from the exons ATGACATTGCAGTTTGCCTCTCTAATTGCGTCGATACTCTGTGCCCTACTGCCTGGGATTTATG GTGTTACTATATCCACCACCCCTGGCTCTGGACAGTTCACCATAGGCAGTCAGGTCCACATCTCGTGTTTGTATACCTCTCAGTTCGTATTCGACTCGTTCGTCCACCCAATCTACGGCCAGATGCAGGGGAGCAACAATTATTATCGCATCCAAAACGTCAACAATGTAGCCACTCTTGAATTTCTGGAACCTAGACCGCTAGATACAGGTACCTACTTCTGCACGTTTGATGCTGTGTCAGGAGATGGTAGAGATCACGCACTTACTAACCTGGTTTATGTTCCCTCCGTTACTTTCGTGGACCAAATCACAAG TTTTGAAGGTCTGGTTGGAGAGAGTGTCACTCTGGCTTGCACTCCTCAGCATGCTAGCTCTAATGGTATCCAATGGATGCGTAATGGTCGAGTTATCAATTCTCAAGTGGCCCGAGTGACCGTGGTTGGAGGTGACCTCACTATCTACCCCGCTCAACTGGGGGATAGTGGTCTCTACGTCTGCAGTGCTGGGAATGCTGTCAGTCTAAATTACGTGAACACCTACCTGGATATTTCAC TTCGTCCCACTGCAGTGGCGACCCCGAACTTCCTGGAGGTGGACTTGGGAGACTCTGCAGAGTTTAAGTGTGTCGTAGTGGCATTCCCAGCACCTACTGTgcagtgggtggagctctCCACTGGAGCTGTTGTAGACTCACAGTACACACTATCAG TTCCAAATAATGATGAGAACAACCACACGTCTGAACATTACCTGCGGTTCTTGAACGTGTCATCCGAGTTCATTGGTAGTTACCGTTGCCATGCAGAGAACAGTGGTGGGGCGGCCGATGATAACAGGGTCATCCTCAATCTAATCG GTACACTCGGAGCTATTCAAGATGTTGTCCTGGATATAGTCAACCAGACCAACATCAGGGTCACTTGGAGCGCCCCTCTGGCCAACCTCATCTCTTACACC GTAACCTGGCAATCATACGACGGAGCCATGCCTCAGTCTCAAGTGTTGAACGGGCCCAACCCACCCACCACCTACCTCATTACTGACCTCCAGAGACTAACCATGTACAGCATCTTTGTCTATGCCACAAATGCAAAGGGAAGAGGTGTGGACAGTGACGAAATGAACATATCCTCAACTGCAGTGG CTCCAAGTGGTCAAGTGAAGTTTACACTGTTTGACATTTCCTCTGTCTCAACTCGAGTTGAATTTAACCTCTCCGTTGTTGATGATGGTGGAGCAAAGCTGTCTGTTATCAAGCTCTTCTACTCACAAGATGCTGGGCAGACGTGGCGGAGCACGGGATTGAACTGTACTAGGCCAGGACAGCTCCCAAACTACTGCACTAGACCAGCACTGCTTCCTAACTTGCTGCCTGAGACACGATACCTTCTCAGAGCACAGCCAGGAAATGAGATTG GTTTTGGACCTCTGTCCGACACTATCAGCTTTACAACCTCCCCTGAGGGCTACCCAGGCTCTCCCAGTCATGTGACCATCCAGGGCCTGGGAGACAACTCTGTGCTCGTCTGCTGGGACCTTAGTCTAGTTGGAGGCCCATTCTCTGAGCACACCATATCGTGGATGACAGCTAATGGCACCACTGACTCCTTGAGCCTGGATGAAGcagagctagagacagagcagTGTGCGCTAGGAGCTACT GTTGGTGATCTAGACTCTGGCTCATGCTACCAGTTCACAGTCACAGTGAGCAACAGCCGAGGCACTGGACAGAGCAGTGGCCCCTCTGAGCTGGCATGCACTTCAGTCCCTACACCAATCACCAGCACTGCTACTGTCTCTCCGGCCGAACCTCTCACAACACCCATCATCGTAGGAGCTGTGGTCTTTGGTGTACTGTTAGCCCTCATAGTGATTGTCGTTGTGATTCTCCTCTGCTGCTGCTGTCTCAAACTCAGACAGAAGCAGAAGTATAACCTTCCTGATAGAAG AGAGTCAGCTCGCTCTGATGCTAATCTAATGCCCTACCAGCAACAGATCAGCTCTGGAAGCTCCTCCTCAGATACCTCCCCACAAACAGCGTCAACACAAGTATCCAATCCCTTCTTGTTCGAGGCACCACCAAATGTACCGAGTGCAGATGTGCCATACTATTACAATGGAACGAATGCTCTCGGCCCAATGGGCTCCAAAACAATGGGTCCAACTTACCCTAGTACAGGTCACCTGATGCAGGCTCGCTCCACCCACTCCCTTCCCGCCTATTACCCACCACCAACACAGCAACCACCTCCTCCCCCACAGCATCAGCAGTCAAATTTCGAAATGATCGATAATCCCTATTACAAGAAATTTCAACTACGAAAT ATTCCAGAACAAGAAGAAGAGTACACCAATGCTGCCTACGTTACTATCCCCAACACGTGCAGAGCTCCACCCCTTGTACCTCCCTACTATGCTGACGATGCCTCGGAGGTGGCCCAGAGTGAAGTGTCCTCCATTCCCATGGGAGATAGCTACTCCCAACCCTCCACCTCACCCAGACTGAAGAAGaaaaaacacaaacacaaccaCGGGGCTCAGCCGAGTGCGGCTGGTGTTGACTTTATTGATAACAATGCTTACGAGACTATACCTCATGCTCGTGGATTGGCCACTAACGGACCGAGTGTCTATGGCGACCCCGAGTTGGAATCAGAACCGAGATTCAAAATTCAGAGTCAGCAGGAACGAGGGGCTGTATTTGAAACCGTCCAATTCAAGTACCCTTAA